From the Gemmatimonadota bacterium genome, the window ACCTCTTCCCATTCCGAACAGAGTAGTTAAGCCCTCTTGCGCCGATGGTACTGCTTGGGTGACCTTGTGGGAGAGTAGGACGCTGCCGGGGGATGCTGAGAAGGCGCTCGATTCATTTCGGGCGCCTTTTCTATTCAAACTCATTTTGATTGCAACGCATCTACCGGATTGGCTGTAGCCGCCGTGATTGCCTGGTATCCGTTCGTGAGCCAGGCTATAACTAAAGTAACGAAGCCCGAGAAGACGAATACCCATACGTCCATTTCGATGCGGTATGCAAAATCCCCCAGCCAGGCCTGCAATCCGAAGTAACCAATCGGGGCACCTATGACAAACGCCACGAGGATGAGCATCGTAAGGTCTTTCGATAACAGCAGGACTATATTTGTAATCGAAGCGCCAACGACCTTGCGAACGCCAATCTCCTTGGTCCTCTGTTCTGCCATAAAGGAAGAAAGACCCAGGAGTCCCAGGCAGGCGATGAGTATGGAAAGCGTTGCCCCGGCGCTGAAGACGGAACCCAATCTTTGTTCGGCATCGTAAAGTTGGTCGAGGTTTTCATCGAGTAATGAGAAGTCCATTGCAGGATGTTCCGGATAGGTCCGCCCCCACTGATTCTTAAGAATCTCAAGTCCACGAGATTCGTCATTCCCGTCTAACCTGACGACCACATACGAAGATGTCCACGGTGAAGCCACGATCATCAGTGGCTCGATTGGTTGATACAACGACTGACTGTGGAAATCGGCAATCACGCCGTTGATTTCGATAGGCGGACTGAAACCGCGCGGACCCGGGTATCTGAATGTCTTTCCAACTGGATCGTCCCAACCGAAGGCGCGTACGGCCGCTTCATTTATCAGGATGGAGTTAGCGTCTGAAGGGCGATCACGTGAGAACGAACGACCTGATTTCACCTCGATGCCCAGTGTTTCGATATAATCAAAGTCTGCCCAGATCGTTTGGACAGAAACATTCTGATCCTCCTGGAATCCTTCAGGTTGGATCACACTGAGATCCGCTTCATATCCTGGTACGTTCGACGCTGAACTCACGTTTAAAACCTCGGGATATTGCAGGACCGCGTTTTTGAATGCCGGATATCTTTGTATGGCTTCTGGATCGGGTAAACGAACCACTACCACGTTTTCTTCATCGAACCCCAGGTTTTTGCCCTGCATATACTCCAACTGATCAAGGACAACGATCGTCCCGACGATCATGACAATCGAGACGACAAACTGGAAGATGATAAGCAGTTTCCGAAGTGATGAATGGGAGGCTCCTGCTTTCAGTGCACCGGTCAGCACGGCAACCGGCCTGAAGGACGAAAGTACAAAAGAGGGATACCCACCGGCGACGATCCCCGCAGCAATGGCGATGGATATCAGTGTAGGCACAAGCCAGGTTGAATCGTAATGGATCTCCAGCGTCTTGCCCGATAGATGATTGAACTGGGGAAGGAAAAGATGTACCAGTCCCATGGCCACAATCAAAGCGATCAGGGAATACAGGATCGACTCACCCATGAATTGTGAAATCAGTTGGTTCCGCTTTACGCCCAGTACCTTCCGAATGCCGATTTCCTGCGCCCTCCGGGCAGACCGGGCGGTGGAGAGGTTCATGAAGTTGACACAGGCTATCAGCAGCACAAAGGCGGCCAATGTGGAGAATACGTAGACATACGTGATCCTGCCGTTCGATTCAAACTCACCGATAAGATTCGAATGCAGATGTATTTCGGTGAGAGGCTGAAGGAAAGGTGTCATTACAATACCTAGCGATTCAAGTCGCTCGCTGAGATGTTTGTCCAAGAATCCAGGCAGTTTACGCTCCAGGTCTTCAGCCACTGCGCCATCGCGAAGAAGCATATAGGTAAACAGGGAAATGTGCTGGTTCTGCATCGTGGATGGTTCGCCATATAACCCGTTTGGCGCAAGTGACGCGAAGGAGGCCAGAAAATCGAAATGAAAATGCGAGTTATCCGGCAAATCCCGCATGATACCGGTAACGCTGAACTCATATTTGTCATCGCCGGTCATTACTTTGCCGATCGGGTTTTCGTCCCCGAAGTACTTTTGCGCCATGGATTCGGACAGTACAACGGAATGAGGTTCGATCAGGGCAGTATTGGCATTACCCTGAACAAGGGGCATGGTGAAAATTTCAAAAACAGTTGAATCCGCGAATACGAAATTCTCTTCGTAAAACCGTTTTTCACCGTATCGAATCAACCAACGGGATGCGGGCGGCCTGATCCGCGCGATCGCTTCGATTTCAGGATATTCCTGCGCCATTGCCAGACCCCATGCCGATGGTGATCTCGCCCATACATCATGTC encodes:
- a CDS encoding FtsX-like permease family protein yields the protein MTMFNNYLTIVIRLLLRYKGYSLINVLGLAIGIAGCVLIVLYVHDELSYDQYHLNKDRIYRLAVSETAEGRHDVWARSPSAWGLAMAQEYPEIEAIARIRPPASRWLIRYGEKRFYEENFVFADSTVFEIFTMPLVQGNANTALIEPHSVVLSESMAQKYFGDENPIGKVMTGDDKYEFSVTGIMRDLPDNSHFHFDFLASFASLAPNGLYGEPSTMQNQHISLFTYMLLRDGAVAEDLERKLPGFLDKHLSERLESLGIVMTPFLQPLTEIHLHSNLIGEFESNGRITYVYVFSTLAAFVLLIACVNFMNLSTARSARRAQEIGIRKVLGVKRNQLISQFMGESILYSLIALIVAMGLVHLFLPQFNHLSGKTLEIHYDSTWLVPTLISIAIAAGIVAGGYPSFVLSSFRPVAVLTGALKAGASHSSLRKLLIIFQFVVSIVMIVGTIVVLDQLEYMQGKNLGFDEENVVVVRLPDPEAIQRYPAFKNAVLQYPEVLNVSSASNVPGYEADLSVIQPEGFQEDQNVSVQTIWADFDYIETLGIEVKSGRSFSRDRPSDANSILINEAAVRAFGWDDPVGKTFRYPGPRGFSPPIEINGVIADFHSQSLYQPIEPLMIVASPWTSSYVVVRLDGNDESRGLEILKNQWGRTYPEHPAMDFSLLDENLDQLYDAEQRLGSVFSAGATLSILIACLGLLGLSSFMAEQRTKEIGVRKVVGASITNIVLLLSKDLTMLILVAFVIGAPIGYFGLQAWLGDFAYRIEMDVWVFVFSGFVTLVIAWLTNGYQAITAATANPVDALQSK